In a single window of the Pseudodesulfovibrio profundus genome:
- a CDS encoding phage tail protein — MPKSLYQNWQFAIEVNGFDVALFHKGQEPKTEFEEVAFAPAGSMFDQKVAGRVKFEDITLEKGALQDGSDEAAREWIKKQVDVNAVTGGLPADYMRDIDVVRYDRTGNETRRWTLHGAWVKALEYDELEGGNTENTIEKLTICFQYWT; from the coding sequence ATGCCCAAGAGCCTTTACCAGAACTGGCAGTTCGCCATCGAGGTAAACGGCTTCGACGTGGCCCTGTTCCACAAGGGACAGGAGCCCAAAACCGAATTCGAGGAAGTGGCCTTCGCCCCGGCCGGTTCGATGTTCGACCAGAAGGTTGCGGGACGGGTCAAGTTCGAGGACATCACCCTCGAGAAAGGCGCACTGCAGGACGGCTCCGACGAGGCGGCCCGCGAATGGATCAAGAAACAGGTGGACGTGAACGCTGTCACCGGCGGCCTTCCGGCCGACTACATGCGCGACATCGACGTTGTCCGCTACGACCGCACCGGCAACGAGACCCGCCGCTGGACCCTGCACGGGGCCTGGGTGAAGGCGCTCGAATACGATGAGCTCGAGGGCGGCAACACCGAGAACACCATCGAGAAGCTCACCATTTGCTTCCAATACTGGACCTAA
- a CDS encoding phage virion morphogenesis protein: MGVRRTGDWDKARAKLTTGMGPRLATALRQATIRNVLFLVREIQRGIRSQAPGGQAFVKLSESTIERKGSSKALIDTGFLVNAITQKIMADKAFVGLLRGTVNKDGEDMVNIGAVMEYGATIKHPNGATIVIPARPFLHPVMEKYREQILQNYREAIRSAL; this comes from the coding sequence ATGGGCGTTAGGCGGACCGGTGACTGGGACAAGGCCCGCGCCAAGCTGACCACCGGCATGGGGCCGCGCCTGGCCACGGCCCTGCGTCAGGCCACGATCCGCAACGTCCTTTTTCTGGTGCGCGAGATCCAGCGGGGGATTCGCTCCCAGGCCCCGGGCGGGCAGGCCTTCGTGAAACTCTCCGAGAGCACCATCGAGCGCAAAGGTTCCAGCAAGGCGCTCATCGACACCGGCTTTCTCGTCAACGCCATCACCCAGAAGATCATGGCCGACAAGGCGTTCGTCGGCCTGCTGCGCGGCACCGTCAACAAGGACGGGGAAGACATGGTGAACATCGGTGCCGTCATGGAGTACGGGGCCACCATCAAACATCCGAACGGCGCGACCATCGTCATCCCCGCTAGACCCTTTCTGCATCCGGTGATGGAGAAGTACCGCGAGCAAATCCTCCAGAACTATCGCGAGGCGATCCGCTCCGCGCTTTGA
- a CDS encoding T4 family baseplate hub assembly chaperone, translating to MYSFELPSGTELELREMTGAEEELLTNQRLIRSGEAINQVLRNCFVRLGEKTDPDLSEVMNLLSGDRLFALVRLRQISLGDEVELELSCPNSACRMTNFVTVNLEDLKVTPYGEEREFVFKLPGSKKTVRFGYLDGHKEKRLASLREPNISSAMLIRILDIDGKAPSKKSLAEMSMRDRNALRQEMSRVDAGIDTSVETECDGCGTKIRTRLEAEPAFLFPGVRL from the coding sequence ATGTACAGCTTTGAACTGCCAAGCGGCACTGAACTCGAGCTCCGGGAAATGACCGGGGCCGAGGAAGAACTGCTCACCAACCAGCGCCTGATCCGCTCCGGAGAGGCGATCAACCAGGTGCTCCGCAACTGTTTCGTCCGGCTGGGCGAGAAGACCGATCCCGATCTTTCCGAGGTGATGAACCTGCTCTCGGGTGACCGGCTGTTCGCTCTGGTCCGCCTGCGCCAGATTTCCCTTGGGGACGAGGTGGAGCTGGAGCTGAGCTGCCCGAACAGCGCCTGCCGCATGACCAATTTCGTGACCGTCAATCTCGAGGATCTCAAGGTCACCCCCTACGGCGAAGAGCGGGAGTTCGTCTTCAAACTGCCCGGCTCGAAGAAAACCGTGCGCTTCGGATATCTCGACGGCCACAAGGAAAAACGCCTGGCCAGCCTGCGCGAGCCCAACATCTCCTCGGCCATGCTGATCCGCATTCTCGACATCGACGGCAAGGCCCCTTCCAAGAAGAGCCTGGCGGAAATGTCGATGCGCGACCGCAACGCGCTGCGGCAGGAGATGTCGCGGGTCGACGCGGGAATCGACACCTCGGTGGAGACCGAATGCGATGGCTGCGGCACCAAGATCCGCACCCGTCTGGAGGCCGAACCGGCTTTTTTGTTCCCCGGAGTTCGCTTGTAA
- a CDS encoding phage tail sheath C-terminal domain-containing protein, whose protein sequence is MPTYLSPGIYTRETDFSFYVKQISTSSAAMVGVAEKGPINKPVLVTSWEQFINRFGSYINESYLAYAARAFFDNGGSVLYVTRIAHLTDPTDRDTLTALKSSIVLQNREATPADALRIEAVNEGVWGDRLSVSIEDGSLDPANHFNLVVRHKGDVVEVFKDLSMDETLPNHVELAINDRSDFILIQDLAAATGTPGDRPALGVFTLTGGDNGLTDLADADFIGDPSQHTGLYGFDEIDALNLLMVPGVTTVPVINAGIAYAEGRKDLLFIADTPMHLEPLEAVDFRKGQGMYSHAAFNSSYAALYYPWLEISDPVNSRKKLVPPCGAVAGCIARSDQKTNVWNAPAGIDRGRIFNTLSLAYKTSRGERDVLYPEGINVIAVFPDTGINIWGQKTLQSQPSAVDRINVRRLMMFMEEAISESSRFVVFEPNHPQTWRALGRLINPFLQDIKDKGGLYDFAFQCDEETNTPAVIDRNEMVARVFVKPTKTAEFIELNFILTSTGADFKEII, encoded by the coding sequence ATGCCGACCTATCTATCGCCCGGGATTTACACTCGGGAAACGGACTTCAGTTTCTATGTGAAGCAGATCTCGACCTCGTCGGCCGCCATGGTCGGGGTGGCCGAAAAAGGCCCGATCAACAAGCCCGTGCTGGTGACGAGCTGGGAGCAGTTCATCAACCGTTTCGGCTCCTATATCAACGAGAGCTATCTGGCCTACGCCGCCCGGGCGTTTTTCGACAACGGCGGCTCGGTCCTCTATGTCACCCGCATCGCCCATCTCACCGATCCCACCGACCGGGACACCCTGACAGCGCTCAAGTCTTCCATCGTGCTGCAGAACCGGGAGGCGACGCCCGCCGACGCCCTGCGGATCGAGGCCGTGAACGAAGGCGTCTGGGGCGACCGGCTTTCCGTCTCCATCGAGGATGGCTCCCTTGACCCGGCCAACCATTTCAACCTGGTGGTTCGGCATAAAGGCGATGTGGTCGAGGTGTTCAAGGATCTGAGCATGGACGAGACGCTGCCGAACCATGTGGAACTGGCGATCAACGACCGCTCGGATTTCATCCTGATCCAGGATCTGGCCGCAGCAACGGGAACGCCCGGCGACCGTCCGGCATTGGGCGTGTTCACGCTCACCGGCGGCGACAACGGGCTGACCGATCTGGCTGATGCCGATTTCATCGGCGATCCCTCGCAGCATACCGGCCTCTATGGCTTTGACGAGATCGACGCCCTGAACCTGCTGATGGTCCCCGGCGTCACCACGGTGCCGGTCATCAACGCCGGAATCGCCTATGCCGAAGGGCGCAAGGATCTGCTGTTCATCGCCGACACGCCCATGCATCTAGAGCCGCTCGAAGCGGTCGACTTCCGCAAGGGACAAGGGATGTACAGCCACGCGGCCTTCAACTCCTCCTACGCGGCGCTCTACTACCCTTGGCTGGAGATCAGCGATCCGGTCAACTCGCGCAAGAAGCTGGTGCCGCCCTGCGGCGCGGTTGCGGGCTGCATCGCCCGCAGCGACCAGAAGACCAACGTCTGGAACGCGCCCGCCGGTATCGACCGTGGCCGCATCTTCAACACGCTCTCCCTGGCCTACAAGACCAGCCGTGGCGAGCGCGATGTGCTCTATCCGGAAGGGATCAACGTCATCGCCGTGTTCCCCGACACCGGCATCAACATCTGGGGCCAGAAGACACTGCAGAGCCAGCCATCGGCCGTGGATCGCATCAACGTCCGCCGCCTGATGATGTTCATGGAGGAAGCCATCTCGGAATCCTCCCGCTTCGTGGTGTTCGAGCCGAACCATCCCCAGACCTGGCGTGCCCTCGGCCGCCTGATCAACCCCTTCCTGCAGGACATCAAGGACAAGGGCGGCCTCTACGACTTCGCCTTCCAGTGCGACGAGGAGACCAACACCCCGGCGGTCATCGACCGCAACGAAATGGTGGCCCGCGTGTTCGTCAAGCCGACCAAGACGGCGGAGTTCATCGAGCTGAACTTCATCCTGACCAGCACCGGCGCGGACTTCAAAGAAATCATCTAA